Proteins from a single region of Drosophila biarmipes strain raj3 chromosome 3R, RU_DBia_V1.1, whole genome shotgun sequence:
- the LOC108031073 gene encoding odorant receptor 85f has protein sequence MEPVQYSYEDFSRFPATVFWMMGYDVLGVPKTRSQRILFRVYHFICLASHSVCVGFMIFRMVEAKTIDNIPLIMRYSTLVTYIINSDTKYATCMQRGAIQSLNSKLARIYPKTTLDRIYHRVNDHYWSKSFVYLVIIYIGSSIMVVIGPIITSLISLFNHHGFSYMHCYPYFIFNPEKHSNWIYLGIYVLEWLHSTQMVISNIGADIWLIYFQVQINLHFRGIIQSLEDHKPSVENDYKDREFLSKIVDKQVYLASMQNDLNDIFGGSLLLSLLTTASVLCTVAVYTLLQGVSLEGCTYVIFIGTSAMQVYLVCYYGQQVLDLSAQVAHAVYNHDFHNASIAYKKYLLIIIIRAQQPVELSAMGYLPISLDTFKQLMSVTYRVITMLRQMIQ, from the exons CTCTCGATTTCCCGCCACGGTCTTTTGGATGATGGGTTACGACGTGCTAGGCGTTCCCAAGACCCGATCCCAGAGGATACTGTTCCGAGTGTATCACTTTATTTGCCTGGCCAGCCACAGCGTCTGCGTGGGATTCATGATATTTCGCATGGTTGAGGCCAAAACCATTGACAACATACCGCTGATCATGCGGTACAGTACGCTGGTCACCTATATCATCAACTCGGACACCAAGTATGCCACCTGCATGCAACGCGGGGCCATCCAAAGCCTGAACTCCAAACTGGCCAGAATTTATCCGAAGACCACGCTGGACAGGATCTATCATCGGGTGAACGACCACTACTGGTCCAAGTCGTTCGTATACTTGGTTATTATTTACATTGGATCGTCGATAATGGTTGTCATCGGACCGATTATAACTTCGCTTATATCTTTATTCAACCATCATGGATTTTCATACATGCACTGCTATccctactttatttttaatcctGAAAAGCATTCGAACTGGATCTACTTGGGCATTTATGTTCTGGAGTGGCTGCACAGCACCCAAATGGTCATCTCAAACATTGGCGCGGATATCTGGCTGATTTACTTTCAGGTCCAGATCAATCTCCACTTCAGGGGCATCATACAATCCTTGGAGGATCACAAGCCCAGTGTGGAGAACGATTATAAAGATAGAGAATTCTTGTCGAAAATTGTGGACAAGCAAGTTTATCTGGCCAG CATGCAAAACGACCTGAATGACATTTTCGGAGGATCGCTGCTTTTGAGCCTGCTGACCACCGCTTCGGTTCTCTGCACAGTGGCGGTTTACACTCTGCTCCAGGGAGTCTCTTTGGAGGGCTGCACCTATGTGATCTTCATCGGGACCTCGGCCATGCAGGTGTACTTGGTGTGCTATTACGGTCAGCAAGTCCTGGATCTG AGTGCCCAGGTGGCCCATGCCGTGTACAATCATGATTTTCACAACGCTTCTATAGCCTACAAGAAGTACCTGCTGATAATCATTATACGGGCACAGCAGCCCGTGGAACTGAGTGCCATGGGTTACCTGCCCATATCGCTGGATACCTTTAAGCAG TTAATGAGCGTGACTTACCGGGTCATAACCATGCTTAGGCAGATGATTCAGTAG
- the LOC108031072 gene encoding protein FMC1 homolog, producing MSGTKVLRSLLHELRQASPNGCIKDSLAARYVLAQYKKFATTEQQVCKARNEATFLGQTYLTYLASQRQYLELYKEFHGRGERSVRDTADLVGFKLPSDPK from the coding sequence ATGTCGGGAACAAAGGTGCTGCGCTCCCTGCTCCACGAACTGCGCCAGGCTTCGCCAAATGGCTGCATCAAGGACTCGCTGGCGGCGCGCTACGTTTTGGCGCAATACAAGAAGTTCGCCACCACGGAGCAGCAGGTCTGCAAGGCCCGCAACGAAGCCACCTTCCTGGGGCAGACCTACTTGACCTACTTGGCCAGCCAGCGGCAGTACCTGGAGCTCTACAAGGAGTTCCACGGGAGGGGCGAGAGATCCGTGAGGGACACCGCCGACTTGGTGGGCTTCAAGCTGCCCTCGGACCCCAAGTGA
- the LOC108031140 gene encoding 60S ribosomal protein L34, translating into MVQRLTLRRRLSYNTRSNKRRIVRTPGGRLVYQYVKKNKTVPRCGQCKEKLKGITPSRPSERPRMSKRLKTVSRTYGGVLCHSCLRERIVRAFLIEEQKIVKALKSQREALVKPVKAPKAKPDPKKKPAAGAKGTKAGAGKVTKGGPGGKGAAGKKPGQKPAAGKPRK; encoded by the exons atggTCCAACGTCTGACGCTCCGGAGACGCCTGTCCTACAACACACGCTCCAACAAGCGCCGCAT TGTTCGCACGCCTGGTGGACGTCTGGTGTACCAGTATGTGAAGAAGAACAAGACCGTGCCCCGTTGCGGCCAGTGCAAGGAGAAGTTGAAGGGCATCACCCCCTCCCGTCCCAGCGAGCGCCCCAGGATGTCCAAGCGCCTGAAGACCGTGTCCCGCACCTACGGAGGAGTCCTGTGCCACAGCTGCCTGCGCGAGCGCATCGTGCGCGCCTTCCTCATCGAGGAGCAGAAGATCGTCAAGGCCCTGAAGAGCCAGCGCGAGGCGCTCGTCAAGCCGGTGAAGGCCCCCAAGGCCAAGCCCGATCCCAAGAAGAAGCCAGCTGCCGGAGCCAAGGGCACCAAGGCCGGTGCCGGCAAGGTCACCAAGGGTGGTCCCGGCGGCAAGGGAGCCGCTGGCAAGAAGCCCGGCCAGAAGCCCGCCGCCGGCAAGCCCAGGAAGTGA
- the LOC108032064 gene encoding omega-amidase NIT2 encodes MSKASNIMRLVLLQLKGSKDKVANVQNAASKIEAAVKEHSPRLITLPECFNAPYGTKYFREYSESIPDGYTSQQLSSLAKKHQVYIVGGTIPELGENDAIYNTCTVWSPTGELVAKHRKMHLFDIDVKGGIRFKESETLSAGNDFTTINVDGHKIGIGICYDIRFEEMARLYRNAGCEMIIYPAAFNMTTGPLHWELLQRARANDNQLFVVTTSPARDASSEYVAYGHSMVVDPWAKVQQSASEGEETVVADIDFSLVEQVRQQIPVFGQRRLDLYATEKKSK; translated from the exons ATGAGCAAAGCCAGCAACA TCATGCGATTGGTGCTACTGCAACTGAAGGGCTCCAAGGACAAGGTGGCCAATGTCCAAAACGCCGCCAGTAAAATAGAGGCGGCGGTCAAGGAGCACAGTCCTCGCTTGATCACCCTGCCCGAGTGCTTCAACGCCCCCTACGGCACCAAGTACTTCCGGGAGTACTCCGAGAGCATCCCCGACGGCTACACCTCCCAGCAGCTCTCCAGTCTGGCCAAGAAGCACCAGGTTTACATCGTTGGCGGAACTATTCCGGAACTGGGAGAGAATGATGCCATCTACAACACCTGTACGGTCTGGTCACCCACTGGTGAACTGGTCGCCAAGCACCGCAAGATGCATCTCTTCGATATCGACGTCAAGGGCGGAATTCGCTTCAAGGAGTCGGAAACCCTTTCCGCAGGCAATGACTTCACCACCATAAATGTAGATGGCCACAAGATTGGCATCGGCATCTGCTACGACATCCGATTCGAGGAGATGGCCAGGCTGTATCGCAACGCAGGCTGTGAGATGATCATCTATCCGGCTGCCTTCAACATGACCACGGGTCCTCTTCACTGGGAGCTCTTGCAGCGAGCTCGCGCCAATGACAACCAGCTCTTCGTGGTCACCACTTCGCCAGCCAGGGATGCAAGCTCCGAGTATGTGGCCTATGGCCACTCCATGGTGGTGGATCCCTGGGCCAAGGTGCAACAGAGTGCCAGCGAAGGCGAGGAAACTGTGGTGGCCGACATAGACTTTTCCCTGGTCGAGCAGGTGCGTCAGCAGATTCCCGTCTTTGGCCAACGACGCCTGGATCTGTATGCCACCGAAAAGAAGTCCAAGTAA
- the LOC108032063 gene encoding uncharacterized protein LOC108032063 — MEADGTSARVDKAPDGRTSGDGMEQPENSPAAKTESETQMSADVDTKAKRPQLSRKDSTVVQEAVMGRKTSASGGHASNLPLPGLHTLYRRPEIVTRSLAPVLPKGELVQMRPRLVTNPEILPEHKKTKAPKFVPFEPYPGAVNPMISEPTNKHKIHRDKNNLDITVLVDQVSTLRTQELDSEPKDIKQTSTASNQELISLQEELAKMREERNYFQAQYKFQTQVNSELKSLLVASVGEDLQTRVNVLTEDKLQLARALLDTANNLTTHTEQIEFLAGQCEVWRSKFLASSVMVEELARWKADLTQKNQLLNESTKQLLHATHQIREIQLDMLKQLKFLAKIRFLNLPATDVISLSAENLNILQRMVLHTGVGIPEETLKLSSASTSPLCEAEKYAVRALEFISQPLMATDEAIRALFDQAQRPHYVQSAAAEVAPTDNPQLDKQQ; from the exons ATGGAAGCGGATGGCACGTCAGCAAGGGTGGACAAAGCCCCGGATGGTCGCACCAGTGGCGATGGCATGGAGCAGCCGGAAAACAGTCCAGCGGCCAAAACAGAGAGTGAAACCCAAATGAGTGCTGATGTGGACACCAAGGCCAAGAGGCCCCAATTGTCGCGAAAGGACAGTACCGTTGTCCAGGAGGCTGTCATGGGCAGGAAGACTTCAGCCAGCGGTGGTCACGCCTCCAATCTTCCCCTCCCCGGGCTGCACACCCTCTACAGACGCCCCGAAATCGTTACCCGCAGCTTAGCGCCCGTCCTGCCCAAGGGCGAACTGGTGCAGATGAGGCCGAGATTGGTAACCAACCCGGAAATCCTGCCCGAACACAAGAAGACCAAGGCCCCCAAGTTCGTGCCTTTTGAGCCATATCCAGGTGCCGTAAATCCCATGATCTCTGAGCCAACGAACAAACACAAAATCCATCGGGACAAGAACAACCTGGACATTACAGTGCTGGTGGATCAGGTGTCCACGCTGCGCACCCAGGAACTGGACTCGGAGCCGAAGGATATTAAGCAAACCAGCACAGCCAGCAACCAGGAGTTAATCTCTCTGCAGGAGGAGTTGGCCAAGATGCGTGAGGAGCGGAATTACTTCCAAGCGCAGTACAAGTTTCAAACGCAGGTCAACAGCGAGCTGAAGAGCCTGCTCGTAGCTTCCGTGGGCGAGGATCTGCAAACGCGGGTTAATGTGCTCACCGAAGACAAGCTACAGCTGGCCAGGGCGCTCCTGGACACCGCCAACAACCTGACCACTCACACCGAGCAGATTGAGTTCCTGGCCGGACAATGCGAGGTCTGGCGGTCCAAGTTCCTCGCCAGCAGCGTTATGGTCGAGGAGTTAGCCCGTTGGAAGGCAGATCTCACCCAGAAGAACCAACTTCTTAACGAATCAACCAAGCAGCTGCTGCACGCCACCCACCAGATCCGCGAGATACAGCTGGATATGCTCAAACAGCTGAAGTTCCTGGCCAAGATTCGCTTCCTGAATTTGCCCGCCACCGATGTGATCAGTCTGAGTGCCGAGAACCTCAACATCCTCCAACGCATGGTCCTGCACACGGGCGTGGGCATTCCCGAAGAGACTCTGAAGCTGTCCAGCGCCAGCACCAGTCCACTTTGCGAGGCGGAAAAGTATGCAGTTAGG GCCCTGGAATTCATTAGTCAGCCCTTGATGGCCACCGATGAAGCCATACGAGCTCTTTTCGACCAGGCCCAACGACCCCACTATGTGCAATCAGCCGCCGCGGAGGTGGCTCCTACCGATAATCCGCAACTAGATAAGCAGcaataa
- the LOC108032042 gene encoding BBSome-interacting protein 1, protein MSAVEAEVLQKIDLIEPTTGKLFFEHKSELLFCRPHLMPLKTQALERLEEMHRDTARQLQKKRHQQKSAEPTGSL, encoded by the coding sequence ATGTCCGCTGTGGAGGCCGAGGTGCTGCAGAAAATCGATCTGATTGAGCCCACGACcggaaaattgtttttcgagCACAAAAGTGAGCTGCTTTTCTGCCGGCCACACCTGATGCCGCTGAAGACGCAGGCGCTGGAACGTCTGGAGGAAATGCATCGGGACACTGCCCGGCAATTGCAGAAGAAGCGCCACCAGCAGAAGTCCGCGGAGCCCACTGGCTCGCTATGA
- the LOC108032043 gene encoding LMBR1 domain-containing protein 2 homolog, producing the protein MAYLLSFGIVAALFLASISLYRYGNIPRQHILVTLSVLTAWCFSFLIVFSIPLDITSTLYRQCVEEHRPTPAPNATNTSAAANVTPPPQCQEPWGMVPASVFPNLWRIIYWSSQFLTWLIMPLMQSYLKAGDFTVKGKLKSALIENAIYYGSYLFICGVLLIYIAVKGESLDWQKLKAIASSASNTWGLFLLILLLGYALVEVPRSLWNNAKPGFALQYAYFKAAKLSTEKAEAEEHVDDILESLQGLSRVIPNNHELRPCLETIMRKVPIELQERASRNFARTGGSGMGATSSTILPSEKALVRIHKQVIKSLQTLQRTEALWSVQVQTVLHLEDVAKNIHSSERRFKSEFPRQRTQLERICYSATLQWYWECLLKAPFLKAMCVLTATMSAMVVWSELTFFSRRPVLSIFANVIYVAKESYDFFTIEVFSMVVLCYFFYCTYSTILRIRFLNLYYLAPHHQTNEHSLIFSGMLLCRLTPPMCLNFLGLIHMDTHIIPNRIMETVYTQIMGHMDVIGIISNGFNIYFPMCMLAFCLATWFSLGSRALNALGFQQFLQNETIATELVQEGKDLIAREKRRRQRAEEAMARRRDFNRTDQVLGSDYLSKYRSGGTGGLASSRTPADGLLRDGDGSFDYAAVASSSALGVPRSLSEEINDRFGVSTQVQVGFRDPDYEAEHDGRIVGPPPRGLFDDV; encoded by the exons ATGGCCTACCTACTGAGCTTCGGCATCGTGGCCGCCCTATTCCTGGCCAGCATCTCACTGTACCGCTACGGGAACATACCACGTCAGCACATCCTGGTCACGCTGTCCGTGCTGACCGCCTGGTGCTTCTCCTTTCTTATCGTGTTCTCCATTCCACTGGACATCACATCG accCTTTACCGCCAGTGTGTGGAGGAGCACCGACCGACGCCAGCGCCAAATGCGACCAATACGTCCGCGGCAGCCAATGTGACCCCTCCGCCTCAGTGCCAGGAGCCTTGGGGCATGGTCCCAGCCTCCGTGTTCCCCAACCTATGGCGAATTATCTACTGGAGCTCGCAGTTCCTCACCTGGTTGATCATGCCCCTGATGCAGTCGTACCTCAAGGCGGGCGACTTCACCGTCAAGGGCAAACTGAAGTCGGCTCTTATCGAGAATGCCATCTACTACGGATCCTACCTGTTCATCTGCGGCGTACTTCTCATCTACATAGCCGTGAAAGGGGAGTCTCTGGATTGGCAAAAGCTGAAGGCAATCGCTTCGTCGGCTTCAAACACCTGGGGTCTGTTCCTGCTCATCCTGCTTTTGGGCTACGCTCTGGTTGAGGTACCCAGGTCGCTGTGGAACAATGCCAAGCCGGGATTCGCGCTGCAATACGCCTACTTTAAGGCGGCCAAACTGAGCACTGAGAAGGCGGAGGCCGAGGAGCATGTAGATGATATTCTGGAGTCGCTGCAAGGCCTTAGCCGAGTCATACCGAACAATCACGAGCTGCGCCCCTGCCTGGAAACGATCATGCGCAAGGTTCCCATCGAGCTGCAGGAGCGCGCCAGCCGCAACTTTGCCCGAACCGGTGGCAGCGGCATGGGAGCCACTAGTTCCACCATCTTGCCCTCGGAGAAGGCGCTGGTCCGCATTCATAAGCAAGTAATAAAATCGCTGCAAACACTGCAGCGCACCGAAGCGTTGTGGAGCGTACAGGTGCAGACTGTGTTGCACCTTGAGGATGTAGCCAAGAATATTCACTCGTCGGAACGCCGCTTCAAGTCGGAGTTTCCGCGCCAGCGCACACAGCTGGAGAGGATCTGTTACAGCGCCACGCTGCAGTGGTACTGGGAGTGTCTATTGAAAGCCCCCTTCCTCAAGGCCATGTGCGTCCTGACCGCCACCATGTCGGCTATGGTGGTGTGGAGTGAGCTAACCTTCTTCAGCCGCCGCCCTGTGCTCTCCATTTTCGCCAACGTGATCTACGTGGCCAAGGAGAGTTACGACTTCTTCACCATCGAGGTCTTCTCTATGGTTGTGCTCTGCTACTTCTTCTACTGCACTTACTCCACGATATTGAGGATTCGCTTTCTGAATCTGTACTACCTGGCACCGCATCACCAGACAAACGAGCACAGCCTGATCTTTAGCGGCATGCTACTCTGCCGCCTGACGCCACCCATGTGCCTGAACTTCCTGGGCCTCATCCACATGGACACTCACATTATACCCAAT CGTATTATGGAAACGGTCTACACGCAGATCATGGGCCACATGGACGTTATTGGCATCATCTCGAATGGCTTCAACATCTACTTCCCCATGTGCATGCTGGCTTTCTGTCTGGCCACCTGGTTTAGTTTGGGCAGTCGGGCCCTGAACGCCCTCGGCTTTCAGCAGTTTCTGCAGAACGAAACGATTGCCACCGAGCTCGTGCAGGAGGGAAAGGATCTTATAGCGCGGGAAAAGCGCCGGCGGCAGCGTGCCGAGGAAGCTATGGCTAGGAGACGCGACTTTAACCGAACCGATCAGGTTCTAGGCAGCGATTACTTAAGCAAATACCGAAGTGGAGGGACCGGTGGGTTGGCTAGCAGTCGCACTCCCGCGGACGGACTGCTCCGCGATGGCGACGGTAGCTTTGACTATGCGGCGGTGGCCTCCTCCTCTGCCCTGGGCGTTCCACGATCCCTGTCCGAGGAGATCAACGACCGGTTCGGAGTGAGCACCCAGGTGCAGGTGGGTTTCCGAGACCCGGACTACGAGGCGGAGCACGATGGCCGCATTGTGGGACCGCCGCCGCGAGGACTCTTTGACGATGTCTAG
- the LOC108032041 gene encoding uncharacterized protein LOC108032041 codes for MHSPNTPLTSRCGYLRSRKRINSHPLTQLMKLAKAEKSGKPFTADTENTNVNPEDSNGSTEFDSSTNPESHPDGQNGGTDVDPDIGKIFENPF; via the coding sequence ATGCATTCGCCCAATACTCCCCTCACCTCCCGGTGTGGCTATTTGCGCAGTCGCAAGCGCATCAATTCGCATCCACTAACGCAACTGATGAAGCTGGCGAAGGCGGAAAAATCCGGCAAGCCCTTCACAGCAGATACAGAAAACACCAACGTTAATCCAGAAGATTCCAACGGCTCCACAGAGTTTGACTCCTCGACGAATCCGGAATCCCATCCAGATGGCCAGAATGGTGGCACCGACGTTGACCCGGACATCGGAAAAATATTCGAGAATCCTTTCTAG
- the LOC108032098 gene encoding tubulin beta-2 chain, whose protein sequence is MREIVHIQAGQCGNQIGGKFWEVISDEHCIDATGTYYGDSDLQLERINVYYNEATGAKYVPRAILVDLEPGTMDSVRSGAFGQIFRPDNFVFGQSGAGNNWAKGHYTEGAELVDSVLDVVRKESEGCDCLQGFQLTHSLGGGTGSGMGTLLISKIREEYPDRIMNTFSVVPSPKVSDTVVEPYNATLSVHQLVENTDETYCIDNEALYDICFRTLKLTTPTYGDLNHLVSATMSGVTTCLRFPGQLNADLRKLAVNMVPFPRLHFFMPGFAPLTSRGSQQYRALTVPELTQQMFDAKNMMAACDPRHGRYLTVAAIFRGRMSMKEVDEQMLNIQNKNSSFFVEWIPNNCKTAVCDIPPRGLKMSATFIGNSTAIQELFKRVSEQFTAMFRRKAFLHWYTGEGMDEMEFTEAESNMNDLVSEYQQYQEATADEEGEFDEDEEGGGDE, encoded by the exons ATGCGTGAAATCGTGCACATCCAGGCCGGACAATGCGGTAACCAGATCGGTGGTAAATTCTGGGAGGTAATCTCGGATGAGCACTGCATAGACGCCACCGGAACGTACTACGGCGACAGCGATCTGCAGCTGGAGCGCATTAACGTGTACTACAATGAAGCCACCGGTGCCAAGTACGTTCCGCGGGCCATCCTGGTGGACCTGGAGCCCGGCACCATGGATTCCGTGCGATCCGGCGCCTTTGGCCAGATCTTCCGACCGGACAACTTTGTCTTTGGTCAGTCGGGAGCTGGCAACAACTGGGCCAAGGGTCACTACACAGAGGGTGCTGAGCTGGTGGACTCTGTTCTGGATGTTGTGCGAAAGGAGTCGGAGGGATGCGATTGCCTGCAG GGCTTCCAGCTGACCCACTCGCTGGGAGGCGGTACCGGCTCTGGAATGGGCACCCTGCTAATCTCCAAGATCCGCGAGGAGTACCCCGACCGCATCATGAACACCTTCTCGGTGGTGCCCTCGCCCAAGGTGTCGGACACAGTGGTGGAGCCCTACAACGCCACCTTGAGTGTGCACCAGCTGGTGGAGAACACCGATGAGACGTACTGCATCGACAACGAGGCCTTGTACGACATCTGCTTCCGTACCCTGAAGCTAACCACTCCCACCTATGGTGACCTGAACCACCTGGTTTCGGCTACAATGTCGGGGGTCACAACGTGCCTGAGATTCCCCGGCCAGCTGAACGCCGATCTGCGCAAGCTGGCGGTGAACATGGTGCCCTTCCCCCGGCTGCACTTCTTCATGCCTGGGTTTGCTCCACTCACCAGCCGTGGGTCCCAGCAGTATCGTGCCTTGACTGTACCTGAGCTGACCCAGCAGATGTTCGATGCCAAGAACATGATGGCTGCCTGCGATCCGCGTCATGGTCGCTACCTAACCGTCGCCGCCATCTTCCGGGGTCGCATGTCTATGAAGGAGGTGGACGAGCAGATGCTGAATATCCAGAACAAGAACAGCAGCTTCTTCGTGGAGTGGATCCCCAACAACTGCAAGACGGCGGTGTGCGATATTCCGCCTCGGGGCCTGAAGATGTCGGCCACCTTCATCGGCAACTCGACGGCCATTCAGGAGCTCTTCAAGCGTGTTTCGGAGCAGTTCACGGCCATGTTCCGGAGGAAGGCCTTCTTGCACTGGTACACCGGCGAGGGAATGGACGAGATGGAGTTCACGGAGGCCGAGAGCAACATGAACGATCTGGTCTCCGAGTACCAGCAGTACCAGGAGGCCACTGCCGACGAGGAGGGCGAATTCGACGAGGACGAAGAGGGTGGCGGCGATGAATAA
- the LOC108031099 gene encoding two pore potassium channel protein sup-9, with protein sequence MKRQNVRTLSLVVCTFTYLLIGAAVFDSLESPTEAKRWEFLQAVKNNFVKKYNVSDEDFRVMEIVIIENKPHKAGPQWKFAGAFYFSTVVLAMIGYGHSTPVTIPGKAFCMGYAMVGIPLGLVMFQSIGERLNKFASVIIRRAKRASGARCTDATEMNLMLATGMLSSIIITTGAAVFSRYEGWSYFDSFYYCFVTLTTIGFGDYVALQNDQALTNKPGYVALSLVFILFGLAVVAASINLLVLRFMTMQAEDAKRDEQDAQNLAGNAQPVTFDDESTYNMHGKLLEHNYTTENDETASLCSCTCMGGTRCLNHEQFVDPDFQPTDIIESTLCLKRASV encoded by the exons ATGAAGCGTCAAAATGTTCGAACACTTTCCCTTGTGGTATGCACATTCACCTACCTCCTGATTGGAGCCGCAGTCTTCGATTCGCTGGAATCCCCAACGGAGGCCAAAAGATGGGAGTTCTTACAGG CCGTTAAGAACAACTTTGTAAAGAAGTACAATGTCAGTGACGAGGACTTCCGG gTGATggaaattgttattattgaaAACAAACCTCACAAGGCTGGACCTCAGTGGAAGTTTGCTGGAGCATTTTATTTCAGCACTGTGGTCCTGGCCATGATAG GATATGGCCATTCCACGCCAGTTACCATTCCGGGAAAAGCATTTTGTATGGGATATGCAATG GTAGGCATCCCTCTAGGACTGGTGATGTTCCAATCGATCGGAGAACGTCTCAATAAATTTGCCTCAGTTATCATAAGGCGGGCAAAGAGGGCCAGTGGAGCCCGATGCACGGACGCCACAGAGATGAATCTTATGTTGGCCACCGGCATGCTCTCCTCCATAATTATAACCACAGGCGCAGCAGTGTTTTCCCGGTACGAGGGATGGAGCTACTTCGATAGCTTCTACTACTGCTTTGTCACCCTGACCACCATTGGATTCGGGGACTATGTGGCCTTGCAAAACGATCAGGCCCTAACTAATAAACCTGGTTACGTGGCTTTGAGCTTGGTCTTCATCCTCTTCGGCCTGGCCGTGGTGGCTGCCAGTATTAATCTTCTGGTGCTGCGTTTCATGACGAT gCAAGCGGAGGATGCCAAGAGAGATGAGCAGGATGCCCAGAACCTGGCCGGAAATGCACAGCCGGTAACCTTCGATGATGAGTCCACCTACAACATGCACGGCAAACTGCTGGAGCATAACTACACAACCGAGAACGATGAGACCGCTTCTCTCTGCTCATGCACCTGCATGGGCGGCACAAGGTGCCTTAACCATGAGCAGTTCGTCGATCCCGACTTCCAGCCCACGGACATCATTGAAAGCACTTTGTGCCTGAAGCGCGCCTCCGTCTGA